A stretch of DNA from Vanrija pseudolonga chromosome 6, complete sequence:
CAGCGCGTACTGCTTGAGCAGATTCaacagcgccggcgcgccgagcgacgagctggtctGCGGAAGCTCCACGAGCTTGGTCGCCTTCTGGCCCGGGATGACCGCTTCGACGCTGAGCTGCGTGTTGTTCTGGGCGAGGTTGACGCGCTGGTTCTGCGTCGAGCTCTTGAACGGCATGGTGGGGAACGAGTGTCGGAGGTGCTTGAGCCAGCTCTCGAGGTTTTCACGCGGCACAAGGTCGATCTTGTTGACGACAGCGAGCAGCTTCTTGCCCTGCTGGTCGCGCTtgcgcacctcctcctcgacccactTGCTGCGCGTGCCGTCGGGGTCGCGCGCATCGAGCACCTGGATGAtcacgtcggcgcgctcgatgaccttgcgcagctcgcgcatgAACGCCTTGGCCGACGAGTCGCGCACCGTCAGCGACGCGTCGATCGGcgtgccgtcctcggcgacgtgaACGGTCGCATCGTACGTGTTGCCCTGgtgcgtcgacgtcgaggccagcGCCGTCATCGACTTGGCACCGATAGTGGGGGCCACGGGCTGGGGTCAGCAGCGCCGCTGGAGGCAACTcaccttggccttggtgTAAGGAGACGTCTGCTGAcgcttgtccttgagcgcctggagcttgggcacgccgccagacttgctgctgcctgcgctGTCAGCTGCATCACAGGCGGTGTCACTCACGCTGTGCGGTGGGCAGGTTGTACACCTTGCCCTTTCCGCCTGCCTTCTTGTCTGCGCCTGTAAGCAAGTCTGTAATGACTCCCCAAACCACCCCATACTCACTCGCTTTCGGCATTGTGTGATGCAGACGCTACAGTCGTCGCAGAGTAATGTTGTTGTCACTCGGGTCGTCGTTTCAAGAATTTTGGGTGGCCAAGTCAGAGTGGGTAAGCTTAGACACGCGGAGATTGACTCCAACTCCGCGTCCATCCGAGATCCGAAGCCGCAATGCCGAAacaacgtcggcgacgtcaaTGTTGCTCGACGACACACTCTCCGTCAAGTACAAGCATATACACCATGGCCTCGCTCCTCCGCTCTGCCCGTGTagcctcgacgtcgtcgcgccttGTTGCCGCCAGGTCGCTCCACTCGTCCGCCGTGAGGCGCGACCACTTCCTCGACGTTGACCCGGCTGTGAGTTTGGTTGCTCCCCCAGTTGCTGACCAACTCGCAGGCATtcaaggcgcgcgcgctcgacgagaagTCGTCCAAGCCCGTCCTGGTTGACTTTTACGCCGAGTGAGTATCCTGGTGGCTACAGCGGCTCCCATGACTTGATTGGCTGGGCACAGAACATTGCCGCCTCATCTACACCCACTGACACGCACACAGCTGGTGCCAGCCCTGCCGCGTCCTCCAGCCCTTGCTCAAGGGCCTCACCGCTCCCGGCTCCGACTACGACCTCATCACCCTCGACGTTGACAAGTTCCCCGAGATTGCCGGCGAGTACAAGGTGTGTAAAGGTGCCCAATCATGTAGCGCTTGCTCACGCGCCCCAGGTCA
This window harbors:
- the trxA gene encoding Thioredoxin, with the protein product MASLLRSARVASTSSRLVAARSLHSSAVRRDHFLDVDPAAFKARALDEKSSKPVLVDFYADWCQPCRVLQPLLKGLTAPGSDYDLITLDVDKFPEIAGEYKVTALPTVVAFKDGKVKNKFIGFRPEAELKKFLDLL